A stretch of Candidatus Vicinibacter affinis DNA encodes these proteins:
- a CDS encoding T9SS type A sorting domain-containing protein yields MKKNTSLITALFVAGIFLGRFAQAQESLNVSGSNATGSGGTVAYSVGQIAYTTITGSSGSVAQGVQHAYEIFNVGTQKTALNISLKVFPNPTADDLTLHIGDYQNEKLLYQIFDMQGEKIHNGPIVARHTQISMIQLPPGTYFLNVVDQKNQKIHSFKIIKIQKI; encoded by the coding sequence ATGAAAAAAAATACATCTTTAATAACAGCATTATTCGTGGCAGGAATTTTTTTAGGAAGATTCGCCCAGGCTCAGGAGTCACTAAATGTTTCTGGTAGTAACGCCACTGGGAGCGGTGGCACCGTGGCATACAGTGTGGGACAAATTGCTTACACCACCATTACCGGAAGTTCTGGTAGCGTTGCGCAGGGTGTCCAACACGCATACGAGATTTTCAATGTAGGCACACAAAAAACGGCGTTGAATATCTCACTCAAAGTATTTCCCAATCCGACCGCGGATGATTTAACCTTGCATATCGGCGATTACCAAAATGAAAAGTTGCTTTATCAAATTTTTGACATGCAAGGTGAAAAAATTCACAACGGACCAATAGTAGCCCGGCATACGCAAATTAGCATGATCCAATTACCACCCGGTACTTACTTTTTGAATGTTGTAGATCAAAAAAATCAAAAAATTCATTCATTCAAAATCATTAAAATCCAAAAAATATGA
- a CDS encoding methyltransferase domain-containing protein: MDYQTNGKYFETNRQLWEKRTHVHIGSEFYETEAIVGGKSSLTEIEESLLPDLKGKRLLHLQCHFGLDTISLARRGAICTGIDFSKEAISSARELSKKAGVSIDFREANVYDTLSLNLGKFDVVFTSYGVLCWLPDLEEWARIVADSLSTGGMLYLAEFHPALYMFDFNTGSMSYPYFNTGNPFEDLEENTYADGSASIAMPSFFWSHSISEVLNPLLKQGMEISKLEEYPFSPFNCFPAMKEVGERRYYFGPGKAQVPQVFVVMARKK, from the coding sequence ATGGATTATCAGACCAATGGAAAGTATTTTGAAACCAATCGACAACTTTGGGAAAAGAGGACCCATGTGCACATCGGTTCTGAATTTTATGAGACAGAGGCCATTGTTGGTGGTAAGTCCTCTTTGACAGAAATAGAAGAGTCTCTGTTGCCGGATCTCAAAGGGAAGAGACTTTTGCATTTACAGTGTCATTTTGGATTGGACACCATTTCGTTGGCGCGAAGAGGAGCCATTTGTACCGGCATAGATTTTTCGAAAGAGGCCATTTCCAGTGCCAGGGAGCTCAGCAAAAAAGCGGGTGTATCGATAGATTTCAGGGAGGCCAATGTATATGATACGTTGAGTTTGAATCTTGGAAAATTTGATGTGGTATTTACCAGCTATGGGGTGTTGTGCTGGTTGCCAGATCTGGAGGAGTGGGCGAGGATTGTTGCAGATTCTTTGTCAACCGGTGGAATGTTGTACCTGGCAGAGTTTCATCCGGCCTTGTATATGTTTGATTTTAATACCGGGTCCATGTCTTATCCTTATTTTAATACCGGAAATCCCTTTGAAGATCTTGAAGAGAATACCTATGCAGATGGATCGGCATCGATTGCCATGCCTTCATTTTTTTGGTCACATTCCATTTCAGAAGTGTTGAATCCATTGCTGAAACAGGGCATGGAGATCAGTAAATTGGAGGAATATCCGTTCTCCCCGTTTAATTGTTTTCCGGCCATGAAAGAAGTGGGTGAGCGCAGGTATTATTTTGGACCTGGAAAGGCCCAGGTGCCACAAGTTTTTGTGGTGATGGCGAGGAAGAAATAA
- the asnS gene encoding asparagine--tRNA ligase has product MDRVRISEVLEQDGQGQEVSVMGWVRTFRSNRFVALNDGSTINNLQVVVDFEQFDESLLKRVTIGAAIHATGLLVASQGSGQKVELQCKSLSIFGDSDPAAYPLQPKKHSLEFLRQIAHLRFRTNTFGAIFRIRHHIAFAIHEFFNQRGFYYLHTPIITASDAEGAGEMFKVTTLDLDKLPRDEQNQIDFKEDFFGRASNLTVSGQLEAELAAMALSQVYTFGPTFRAENSNTPRHLAEFWMIEPEVAFADLNSNMDLAEALLKYVIKKILADCVDDLKFLNDRELEDEKQKPQAERNEMNLLDRLKFVVDNDFVRLTYTEAIDILQNSTPNKKGKFKFPVEKWGTDLQSEHERFLVEKHFKKPVILINYPKEIKAFYMRQNDDGKTVAAMDILFPGIGEIVGGSQREERLDKLTERMNEMHIPTEEMYWYLDTRRYGACPHAGFGLGFERLVLFMTGMTNIRDVIPFPRFPGNAEF; this is encoded by the coding sequence ATGGATCGCGTACGGATCAGTGAAGTATTGGAGCAGGATGGACAGGGTCAGGAAGTCAGTGTCATGGGATGGGTCAGAACCTTCCGCAGCAATCGTTTTGTCGCCCTGAATGATGGTTCTACCATCAACAACCTCCAGGTGGTGGTTGATTTTGAGCAGTTTGACGAATCGCTGTTGAAAAGGGTAACCATCGGTGCAGCCATCCATGCTACCGGCCTGCTGGTAGCCTCACAAGGCTCAGGACAAAAAGTGGAATTGCAGTGTAAATCCTTGTCCATCTTTGGTGACTCGGATCCTGCCGCTTACCCCCTGCAGCCTAAAAAACACAGTCTCGAATTCCTACGTCAGATCGCACATCTGCGCTTTAGAACAAATACTTTTGGCGCGATTTTTAGAATCCGTCACCACATCGCATTTGCCATCCACGAATTTTTTAACCAACGTGGATTCTATTATCTACATACACCCATCATTACCGCTTCTGATGCTGAAGGGGCAGGCGAAATGTTCAAAGTCACCACTTTAGACCTGGACAAATTGCCACGGGATGAACAGAACCAGATCGACTTCAAAGAAGACTTCTTTGGTCGCGCATCAAATCTCACCGTTTCCGGTCAGTTAGAAGCCGAACTGGCAGCCATGGCTCTATCACAAGTCTATACTTTTGGACCGACCTTCCGGGCTGAAAATTCCAATACCCCAAGACACCTCGCTGAATTCTGGATGATCGAACCGGAAGTGGCCTTTGCTGATCTGAACAGCAACATGGACCTGGCAGAAGCTTTGCTAAAATACGTCATCAAAAAAATTCTCGCAGATTGCGTCGATGATCTTAAATTCCTGAACGACCGCGAGCTGGAAGACGAAAAACAAAAACCTCAGGCAGAACGCAATGAAATGAATCTGCTCGACCGGCTAAAATTCGTCGTGGACAATGATTTCGTTCGCCTTACCTATACAGAAGCAATCGACATCCTTCAAAATTCTACCCCCAACAAAAAAGGTAAGTTCAAATTTCCGGTGGAAAAATGGGGGACTGACCTACAGTCCGAACACGAACGTTTCCTGGTAGAAAAGCATTTTAAAAAACCGGTCATCCTGATCAATTATCCGAAGGAAATTAAAGCCTTCTACATGCGCCAGAACGACGATGGAAAAACGGTAGCCGCCATGGACATTCTGTTCCCCGGCATTGGCGAAATCGTTGGTGGATCTCAACGAGAAGAGCGCTTGGATAAACTCACGGAAAGAATGAATGAAATGCACATTCCCACCGAGGAAATGTACTGGTACCTCGATACCCGCAGATATGGGGCCTGCCCGCATGCGGGCTTTGGGCTGGGTTTTGAACGACTGGTTTTGTTTATGACCGGCATGACCAATATCCGCGACGTCATCCCTTTCCCACGCTTCCCGGGTAATGCAGAATTTTAA
- a CDS encoding OmpH family outer membrane protein has protein sequence MKNLSWILHAVSLIAIIYLLTQNNKLKNNSTAASSTTTASSSGTTSSDADYPIAYFYSDSLLSQLSFFKEGEQSFKKKQENMMAELKNKEGGLQREFQKLQENAPNMTRKELEAGQQKLAKMEQELMMRKENMGAQFAEETAEFNDKLHAKITSYLQELNANKKYKFVFSVAREGNIFYADSALDITPTMVQALNEKYGK, from the coding sequence ATGAAAAACTTAAGCTGGATCCTACACGCCGTCTCTTTAATCGCCATCATTTATTTATTGACTCAAAACAATAAATTAAAAAATAATTCCACCGCAGCATCTTCAACTACCACAGCCAGTTCATCTGGCACGACTTCATCCGATGCTGATTATCCTATTGCTTATTTTTATTCTGATTCTCTGCTCAGCCAGTTGAGTTTTTTCAAAGAGGGCGAACAGTCTTTTAAGAAAAAACAGGAAAACATGATGGCTGAATTAAAAAATAAAGAGGGCGGCCTTCAGCGCGAATTCCAGAAACTCCAGGAAAATGCCCCTAACATGACCCGCAAAGAACTGGAAGCCGGCCAGCAGAAACTTGCGAAAATGGAGCAGGAACTCATGATGCGCAAAGAAAATATGGGTGCCCAATTTGCCGAAGAAACTGCCGAATTCAACGATAAACTACACGCCAAAATCACCTCCTACCTCCAGGAATTGAACGCCAATAAAAAATACAAATTTGTCTTCTCCGTCGCACGCGAAGGCAACATTTTCTACGCCGACTCTGCACTGGACATCACACCCACCATGGTCCAGGCGCTGAATGAAAAATATGGAAAATGA
- a CDS encoding Hsp20/alpha crystallin family protein — translation MWTNSIQFKNPQNCVRPSDYLPKVKISQEGMEFIPVNILENPSQYMLRFNLAGYDKSEIKIKTEDNLITISTHPAENTNADKIRLSEFKKMEMKRNVRIPVDVVKESIQAKYENGILEIIMPKNENLNKSINIE, via the coding sequence ATGTGGACCAATAGCATCCAATTCAAAAATCCTCAAAACTGTGTAAGACCATCCGACTATTTACCTAAAGTAAAGATCAGCCAGGAGGGCATGGAATTTATTCCGGTGAATATTCTGGAGAATCCAAGCCAATATATGCTGAGATTTAATCTGGCGGGATATGACAAATCAGAAATAAAAATCAAAACAGAAGACAATCTGATTACCATCTCTACGCATCCTGCAGAAAATACCAATGCAGACAAAATCAGATTGAGTGAGTTCAAGAAAATGGAAATGAAGAGAAATGTCAGGATTCCTGTGGACGTCGTGAAAGAATCCATTCAGGCGAAGTATGAAAACGGAATACTGGAGATCATCATGCCCAAAAATGAGAATCTGAATAAAAGCATCAACATTGAATAA
- a CDS encoding Hsp20/alpha crystallin family protein: MKRNFFYPITPMANQIGTMVEDLLNNGLNDFFGGQAFQSTVPAVNVSENENSFIVEVAAPGLKKEDFKVSVEKGYLNISTSQEKETEETKENYTRKEFSYSKFSRAFKLPEHADAAKISGSYNNGVLKLTIEKKVAIKDEKTIEIQ; the protein is encoded by the coding sequence ATGAAACGTAATTTTTTCTATCCGATCACACCCATGGCCAACCAAATCGGCACCATGGTAGAAGATTTATTAAACAATGGTTTAAATGATTTTTTTGGTGGACAGGCTTTTCAATCCACGGTTCCTGCGGTAAACGTGAGTGAAAACGAAAATTCATTTATTGTTGAGGTCGCAGCTCCGGGACTTAAAAAAGAAGATTTCAAAGTATCTGTTGAAAAAGGATATTTGAACATCTCTACCAGTCAGGAAAAAGAAACCGAAGAGACAAAAGAAAATTATACCAGAAAGGAATTCAGCTACAGCAAATTCTCCAGAGCATTCAAATTGCCTGAGCATGCTGATGCAGCTAAAATTTCCGGCAGCTACAACAACGGGGTGTTAAAACTAACCATTGAGAAGAAAGTAGCCATCAAAGATGAGAAAACCATCGAAATTCAATAA
- a CDS encoding TolC family protein has protein sequence MKKFKIVICAFTILQAAVAQEGSLSLSEALQVAVSKNYGVLIAKNDAALAAHNNNWTNAGAYPELRFNANPSFSSNSLEQKLVNGTEIKRNNALSEVINANVQLNWNLFNGFKLYATKDRLEVIERIGQLNIESEILSLVYDVSAAYYNVIRLQNLSLVTLEQIEVSRDRVDLEEKKFKLGRTGKSDLLKAKLDLQELQIIFSKQEDDVRDAYARLFYLMQEKQIAFPKLTDTISGRENISAVGINLNYDQHPQLRILNEQMLVNNFAKRELLAERIPSLNFLGAYNFNRTENQAGFNLFSLNYGPIAQLQISVPLFDGRRISKSSKALDYSLQSLALQKEMWASNTDYEIQLNTRKAAQSLKIYELEQSRMELAKENLEVIKEKFRLATITSLEFSQVQFDIIDIAAKMQDALYESMLAKLQVDYLSGKLSDKLSSPK, from the coding sequence ATGAAGAAGTTTAAAATAGTTATTTGCGCTTTTACTATTCTTCAAGCAGCCGTTGCTCAGGAGGGCAGTCTGAGTTTATCTGAAGCATTACAGGTGGCCGTCAGTAAAAATTATGGTGTGCTAATTGCAAAAAATGATGCTGCTTTGGCGGCGCACAACAACAACTGGACCAACGCAGGAGCCTATCCGGAATTGAGATTCAACGCAAACCCTTCCTTCTCCAGCAATAGTCTGGAACAAAAGTTGGTGAACGGTACTGAAATCAAACGGAATAATGCCCTCTCAGAAGTCATCAATGCCAATGTGCAGCTCAACTGGAATCTCTTCAATGGATTTAAATTGTATGCGACCAAAGATCGGTTGGAGGTAATAGAGCGTATAGGTCAGTTGAATATTGAATCAGAAATTCTCTCTTTGGTATACGATGTTTCTGCTGCTTACTACAATGTCATCAGGTTGCAAAATTTGAGTTTAGTGACCCTTGAGCAAATTGAAGTGTCAAGAGACCGAGTTGATCTGGAAGAAAAGAAATTTAAGCTGGGACGCACCGGCAAGTCAGATCTCCTAAAAGCTAAATTGGATTTACAGGAATTGCAGATTATTTTCAGCAAACAAGAGGACGATGTGCGGGATGCTTATGCCCGACTTTTTTATTTGATGCAGGAGAAGCAAATTGCTTTTCCAAAATTGACTGACACCATTTCGGGGAGAGAAAATATTTCTGCGGTAGGAATTAATTTGAATTATGATCAACATCCACAGCTAAGAATTTTAAATGAGCAAATGTTGGTCAACAATTTTGCTAAAAGAGAATTGTTGGCAGAGAGAATTCCGTCTTTAAATTTTCTTGGTGCCTATAATTTTAACAGAACAGAAAATCAGGCAGGATTCAATTTGTTTTCGTTGAACTATGGTCCCATCGCGCAATTGCAAATTTCCGTTCCACTTTTTGATGGGAGACGCATCAGCAAATCATCCAAAGCACTCGATTATTCCCTACAGTCGCTTGCTTTACAAAAAGAAATGTGGGCCAGCAATACTGATTATGAGATACAGTTGAACACCAGAAAAGCTGCACAAAGTTTAAAAATTTACGAACTGGAGCAATCCAGAATGGAGTTGGCCAAAGAAAATTTAGAAGTCATCAAAGAAAAATTCAGGCTTGCCACTATCACCAGTTTAGAATTCTCTCAAGTGCAGTTTGACATCATAGACATTGCTGCCAAAATGCAGGACGCCTTGTATGAATCTATGTTGGCTAAATTACAAGTTGATTATTTGTCCGGTAAACTTTCGGACAAGTTAAGTTCTCCAAAATAA
- a CDS encoding efflux RND transporter permease subunit encodes MNLSHLSLNRPVLAVVLNLAIILFGYIGYKSLGVRDYPAIDPPNITVRTSYPGANAEIVESQITEPLENSINGIAGIKNITSLSSQGNSNITVEFELSVNLEEAANDVRDKVSQAVRNLPNDLDAPPTVTKADASGEPILSMTVKSNSRNPLELTEFAYNHLVERLQTIPGVSNIMIWGEKRYAMRIWMDPVKLSAYNLTPLDVQQALSREHVELPSGKIAGNQTELSVKTVGQLQTEQEFNDLLIRSVNGSEIRLKDIGEAVLGPENEETILKESGVPMIAIAVMPQPGTSYVAISDEFYKRIEQIKATLPAEFEINVALDQAKFVKKAILEVEETLMIALLLVILIVFLFFRDWIIAIRPLIDIPVSLIGAFFVMYLAGFSINILTLLAIVLATGLVVDDGIVVTENIFKKMEAGMSKMRAAREGSSEIYFAVIATSITLAVVFIPVIFLQGFVGRLFREFGVVVAGAVLISAFVSLTLTPVLNVYASRKSTEPGWFYRVTEPFFRGLENGYGRLLTNFLKFRWIAIVVLVICLGGSYYFFNAIPSELAPMEDRGQFRLQVSAPEGTSYDRMDKYVDKLSQLMMDSVPEHEVVLSVTSPGFTGSGAANTGFVRVILTEPSQRKSSQDQIVQRVSKSLSKIGEGRAFPIQEQTISVSRRSGLPVQFVIQNSNFEKLKSVLPTFLEEAAKSPKLINIDSDLKFNKPELKIEVDRLKASDLGVSVEDVAQTLQLALSNRRFGYFTMNGRQYQVIGQVSRNFRDAPSDLKTFYVRTKDGNSISLDNLVDISEGINTPTIYHFNRYKSATISAGLAPGFTLGEGIEEMKKIADKILDNSYSTALSGTSRDFAESSGSVGFAFVLALVLIFLVLAAQFESFVDPFIIMVTVPLAIFGALLSLWLTDQTINIFSQIGMIMLIGLVTKNGILIVDFSNQKRRKGESKLTSVIEGSKERLRPILMTTLAMALGASPLAFSFGSASSSRIPLGVVIMGGLLFALVLTLFVIPAMYTFLSSPKKQKDEEV; translated from the coding sequence ATGAATCTATCCCACCTCAGCCTTAATCGCCCCGTGCTGGCAGTGGTTCTGAATCTTGCCATTATCCTGTTTGGATACATTGGCTATAAGAGTCTGGGGGTAAGAGATTATCCCGCAATTGATCCTCCCAACATCACCGTAAGAACCTCTTATCCCGGTGCGAACGCAGAGATTGTAGAATCCCAGATAACTGAGCCACTGGAGAATTCCATCAATGGCATTGCAGGAATCAAGAACATCACCTCCCTCAGCAGTCAGGGCAACAGCAACATTACGGTAGAGTTTGAGTTGAGTGTAAATCTGGAAGAAGCAGCCAATGATGTTAGAGATAAAGTATCCCAGGCAGTAAGAAATCTACCTAATGATCTGGATGCCCCACCAACCGTTACCAAAGCGGACGCCAGTGGGGAGCCTATTCTCTCCATGACGGTCAAAAGCAATTCCAGGAATCCTCTGGAACTGACAGAATTTGCATATAACCATTTGGTGGAACGACTACAGACAATTCCCGGTGTCAGCAACATCATGATCTGGGGAGAAAAGCGTTACGCCATGCGTATCTGGATGGATCCTGTCAAACTGAGTGCCTACAACCTAACTCCGCTGGATGTGCAGCAAGCGCTGAGCCGGGAACACGTAGAGCTTCCTTCTGGGAAAATAGCAGGAAACCAAACCGAACTCAGCGTAAAAACTGTCGGTCAATTGCAGACAGAGCAAGAATTTAATGATTTGCTGATCCGTTCGGTAAATGGTTCGGAAATCAGACTGAAAGACATTGGAGAGGCAGTACTGGGACCGGAAAACGAAGAGACTATTCTTAAAGAGAGTGGAGTGCCCATGATTGCCATTGCTGTAATGCCCCAACCGGGAACCAGTTATGTTGCCATATCTGATGAATTTTACAAGAGAATCGAGCAAATCAAAGCCACCTTACCTGCAGAATTTGAAATTAATGTGGCACTGGATCAGGCCAAATTTGTTAAAAAGGCCATCCTGGAAGTAGAAGAAACCCTAATGATCGCATTGCTACTGGTGATATTGATCGTTTTTCTTTTCTTCAGGGACTGGATCATTGCCATAAGGCCATTGATTGACATCCCGGTCTCTTTGATCGGCGCATTTTTTGTCATGTATCTGGCTGGTTTTTCCATCAATATATTAACCCTTCTTGCCATTGTTCTGGCGACCGGTTTAGTGGTGGATGACGGCATTGTCGTAACAGAGAATATCTTTAAAAAAATGGAGGCCGGCATGTCCAAAATGAGGGCAGCCAGAGAGGGGTCATCGGAAATTTATTTTGCAGTAATTGCGACTTCCATTACCCTAGCGGTGGTGTTTATTCCGGTTATTTTCCTTCAGGGATTTGTAGGTCGTTTATTCAGAGAATTTGGGGTGGTAGTGGCAGGAGCGGTGCTGATATCGGCCTTTGTGAGTCTTACACTGACGCCAGTATTGAACGTTTATGCTTCCAGAAAATCCACAGAACCGGGTTGGTTTTATCGGGTCACCGAACCTTTTTTCAGAGGACTTGAAAATGGATATGGTAGATTGCTTACCAATTTTTTAAAATTCAGATGGATAGCAATTGTCGTATTGGTTATTTGTCTTGGAGGGAGTTATTATTTTTTCAATGCCATTCCATCCGAGCTGGCGCCAATGGAAGACCGCGGTCAGTTCAGGCTTCAGGTAAGTGCCCCTGAAGGTACTTCTTACGACCGTATGGATAAGTATGTGGACAAGCTCAGTCAGCTGATGATGGACTCAGTTCCGGAACATGAAGTAGTCCTGTCCGTTACCTCGCCCGGATTTACAGGATCCGGAGCGGCCAACACCGGTTTTGTAAGGGTAATTTTAACAGAGCCGTCCCAACGAAAAAGCAGCCAGGATCAGATTGTGCAGCGAGTAAGCAAGAGTCTCTCGAAGATAGGCGAAGGCCGGGCTTTCCCTATCCAGGAACAAACCATTTCCGTCAGCAGAAGAAGTGGCCTCCCAGTACAGTTTGTAATTCAGAACAGTAATTTTGAAAAGTTAAAGTCCGTACTGCCAACCTTCCTGGAGGAGGCAGCCAAAAGTCCTAAATTAATCAATATCGATTCAGATCTTAAATTCAACAAACCGGAACTGAAGATAGAAGTAGACAGATTGAAGGCTTCAGACCTTGGTGTGAGTGTGGAGGATGTAGCCCAAACCCTTCAGCTTGCACTCAGCAACAGGCGATTTGGATATTTTACCATGAATGGCAGACAATATCAGGTCATTGGTCAGGTGAGTCGTAATTTTCGGGATGCCCCTTCCGATCTGAAGACATTTTATGTGCGCACTAAGGATGGCAATTCCATCAGTCTGGACAATTTGGTAGACATTTCTGAAGGAATTAACACCCCGACAATATATCATTTCAACCGTTACAAATCTGCCACCATTTCAGCAGGACTTGCGCCGGGCTTTACTCTTGGAGAAGGCATTGAAGAAATGAAAAAAATTGCAGATAAAATTCTGGACAATTCCTATTCCACAGCATTGAGTGGCACGTCCAGAGATTTTGCTGAAAGTTCCGGTAGCGTTGGTTTTGCATTTGTACTGGCGTTGGTTTTAATTTTTCTGGTGCTTGCTGCACAATTTGAAAGTTTTGTCGATCCTTTCATCATCATGGTTACTGTTCCGTTGGCCATATTTGGCGCGCTGTTATCTCTTTGGTTAACCGATCAAACCATCAATATTTTTTCTCAGATTGGAATGATCATGCTCATCGGTCTGGTGACCAAAAATGGAATTCTGATCGTTGATTTTTCCAATCAAAAAAGAAGGAAAGGAGAAAGTAAATTGACTTCAGTGATTGAAGGATCCAAAGAACGGCTCCGACCAATTTTGATGACCACCTTGGCCATGGCCTTAGGTGCTTCACCGCTTGCGTTCTCTTTTGGTTCGGCTTCGTCCAGCAGGATTCCACTAGGTGTGGTCATTATGGGCGGGTTGTTGTTTGCACTTGTTCTGACCTTATTTGTGATTCCTGCGATGTATACATTTCTATCATCACCCAAGAAGCAAAAGGATGAAGAAGTTTAA
- a CDS encoding efflux RND transporter periplasmic adaptor subunit: protein MVSCKQEQKPNVPTGPPPKKPSLVDAYIVKEEQLDESLRIPGSLIPNEQTDIRTETSGILESVLFKDGQKVKKGQLLAKINNIEQRARLSKLKVQLEMAQNTEQRQNQLLKAQAIGQQEYDQALLEVKSLQADLNILRAELSKFEIRAPFSGTLGLRMMSPGAYCTPSNVLVSISQEDLLKVQFSIPERYISKISLGQVLEFTCQNSKEVYKAKLESTESAMDQQTRSLKVQARVMGKADGLKPGLFAEVSMPFQNKTKSIMVPSQSIIPQARDKKVAILKNGLVEFKVVSLGYRDSSRVEILSGLQAGDTLLITGIMGLKPGAPAKIQSIN from the coding sequence ATGGTTTCCTGCAAACAGGAACAAAAACCTAATGTGCCAACCGGACCACCTCCCAAGAAGCCTTCGTTGGTGGATGCCTACATCGTAAAGGAGGAACAGCTTGATGAGTCATTGAGAATTCCGGGTAGCCTGATTCCCAATGAACAGACCGACATCCGAACAGAAACTTCCGGTATTCTTGAGTCCGTATTGTTCAAGGATGGACAAAAAGTAAAAAAAGGCCAGTTGCTTGCCAAAATAAACAACATCGAGCAGAGAGCAAGACTGTCTAAGCTCAAGGTCCAATTGGAAATGGCGCAAAACACCGAGCAGAGACAAAATCAATTGTTAAAAGCCCAGGCCATAGGTCAACAGGAATATGACCAGGCACTGCTGGAAGTCAAAAGCCTGCAGGCGGATTTGAATATTCTGAGAGCAGAGTTGAGCAAATTTGAGATCAGGGCACCTTTTTCAGGGACCCTGGGTTTGAGGATGATGAGTCCGGGGGCCTATTGCACACCTAGCAATGTCCTGGTTTCGATCAGTCAGGAAGATCTATTGAAAGTTCAGTTTTCCATTCCGGAACGATACATCAGTAAGATATCATTGGGACAGGTTTTAGAATTTACCTGCCAAAATTCCAAGGAAGTATATAAGGCAAAATTGGAATCCACCGAATCTGCCATGGATCAGCAGACTAGAAGTTTGAAGGTGCAAGCAAGGGTAATGGGTAAAGCTGATGGATTGAAACCCGGACTCTTTGCTGAGGTCAGTATGCCATTTCAAAATAAGACCAAGAGCATCATGGTACCCAGTCAGAGTATCATACCACAGGCAAGAGATAAGAAAGTGGCCATCCTGAAAAATGGTTTGGTAGAGTTTAAAGTGGTTTCCCTGGGTTACAGAGATTCTTCCAGGGTAGAAATCCTCTCAGGTCTTCAGGCAGGAGACACCTTGTTGATTACCGGTATCATGGGTCTGAAACCTGGTGCGCCGGCTAAAATACAATCCATTAATTAA
- the atpG gene encoding ATP synthase F1 subunit gamma: MAANLKEVRNRIKSVISTQQITKAMKMVSAAKLRRAQQAIVQMRPYANKLNAMMKNIMSFSDGQGAEAFARATEKKNPLMVVITSDRGLCGAFNTNIIKLATKQINEQYSTQAKEGKLSFLFIGKKGFEYFRRRYPQCPINSDHVGAFSGLSFEKIAGIADGIMSDFKTGKVDQVEIFYGRFKNAATQFPEVEQYLPVPKVIAAPPVAGTPTDKVVPDFLFEPAQGELLQELIPSILQSQLFKCTLDNLASELGARMTAMDKASENAEAMLGELKINYNKARQEAITKELSEIVGGAAALGG, translated from the coding sequence ATGGCCGCAAATTTAAAAGAGGTACGTAACAGGATAAAGTCGGTGATATCGACTCAGCAGATTACCAAAGCGATGAAGATGGTATCGGCTGCTAAATTGCGCAGAGCCCAGCAGGCTATTGTGCAGATGCGTCCTTATGCCAATAAGTTAAATGCCATGATGAAAAACATCATGAGTTTTTCTGATGGACAGGGTGCGGAGGCTTTTGCAAGGGCTACTGAAAAAAAGAATCCACTGATGGTTGTCATTACTTCTGATCGTGGACTTTGCGGTGCTTTCAACACCAACATCATCAAGCTTGCGACCAAACAAATCAATGAGCAATACAGCACCCAGGCCAAAGAAGGAAAATTGAGTTTTCTTTTTATTGGAAAAAAGGGTTTTGAATATTTTAGAAGAAGGTATCCACAATGTCCCATCAACAGCGATCATGTGGGGGCATTTTCAGGATTGAGTTTTGAAAAAATTGCTGGTATTGCCGATGGCATCATGTCAGATTTTAAAACCGGAAAAGTGGATCAGGTAGAAATCTTTTACGGAAGATTTAAAAATGCCGCGACTCAGTTTCCGGAAGTAGAACAATATTTGCCGGTTCCAAAAGTAATTGCTGCTCCACCTGTTGCAGGAACGCCAACCGACAAAGTGGTTCCTGATTTTCTATTTGAACCTGCGCAAGGAGAATTATTGCAGGAATTGATTCCATCCATTCTGCAATCGCAACTATTTAAATGTACACTGGACAATCTTGCTTCAGAATTGGGAGCAAGGATGACAGCCATGGACAAGGCATCTGAAAATGCTGAAGCCATGTTGGGTGAATTGAAAATCAATTACAACAAAGCACGTCAGGAGGCCATCACGAAGGAGCTTTCCGAAATCGTTGGCGGAGCGGCTGCACTGGGCGGATAG